Below is a genomic region from Methylobacterium sp. FF17.
CCGTCCGCCACCCGCAGGGTGAAGGGGTCGGCGCTCCAGGCCTGGCCCGTCACCGGCACGACGTCGGTATGCCCGGAGAGCACGATGCCGCCGTCGATGTTCGGGCCGATGGTGGCGAACAGGGCCGCCTTGTCGCCAGCCGCGTTCGGCACACGCAGCGCGGTGACGCCGAGGCCGGCGAGGTACTCGGTGACCCAGTCGACCAGCCCGAGATTCGACTTCGAACTCTCGGTGTCGAACGAGACGAGCCGCGACAGCAGATCGAGGGTCGCCGGGCGGGAGCCGTCGCCGGACATGACGCTAATGGACGCTGCGGCGGACGTGGGGCGAATCGAGGGAGAAGGCGGGGATCTCGGCCTCGAAGCTCTCGCCCGCATCGGTCGCCATGGTGTAGCTGCCGGCCATCAGGCCGTCCGGCGTGGTGAGCGGGCAGCCGCTGGTGTAGCGGAACGATTCGCCGGGCTCGAGCACCGGCTGCTTGCCGACGACGCCGGCGCCGCGCACTTCCTGCGTGGTGCCGCGCCCGTCGACGATCCGCCAGTGGCGCGAGCGCAGCTGGACCTGCTCGGAGCCGTTGTTCACGATCTCGACCGTGTAGGCGAAGAAGTAGCGGCTCTCGGCCGGCGAGGATTCCTCCTCGACGAAGCGGGGCATCACCGTCACGCTGATCCCGCGCGTCTGAGCCTTGTACATCGCCGTCACTGCCTCCCTGGCCGGACGTGTCCCCGGCGCGCCGGGTTCGCGACAAGTCCAGGGCGTCGTGGTACGGCCCTGCGAAAACCGCGTCAATCGTGACGAATGCGGGGGTGCCCGCGCAACTTCGAGGACGCTCACTTGGTCGAGGAGACCGTTTCGCGCAGCGCCGTTCCGCTCCCCGGCCGGGCCTTCCTCGGAAGCCTCGGGATCGCAATCCTGGCCGGCGCCTTCGCGTGGCAGTCGCCCGAGCGGAACGGCTGGGCCGCCCTGGCCCTCGCCCTCGCCCTCGGCCTCGACGGGCTGGCCCGGATCGCGGGCGCGTGGCTCGCGCGGCGGGGCGGCTCGCCGCCCATCGCCGGCCTGCCCTCCCTCGTCCTCGCCTTCGGCCCGGGGGCCGGCCTCGGCACGGTCCTGTTCGGGCTGGCGCTGCTGGCCTGGCCCATCGGCTTTCCACTGCTCGCCAGCGCGCTCGCGGGACTCGTCGCCATGGGCGCCATCGCCCGCCTCGCCCTCGCCTGGATCGTGCTGCGGACCCGCGACGAGCCGGAGGCTTAACCCGGCCTTAGCGCGTCGGGGGGACACTTGCGGCCCATGCGGCGTTCCAACCCCAGGGATGGGGCGGTGCCCGAGTCGAAAGCGGGTGGTGCGACGAATGCCGGATGCGAAGCGAGACACGTCACCCACGAGCGGCCACGGCATCCTGGCCGCACGGGGGATCGAGGCTCTGACGCGGTCCGGCGCGATCCGGCCCGACTCACCCTATGCGCCCGATCAGATTCAGCCCGCGAGCCTGGACCTGCGCCTGGGGGCCAGGGTCTATCGCGTGCGCACCAGTTTCCTGCCCGGAGCCCGCACGGTCGCCGCCTGCGTCGAGGCCTTCGTGCTGCACGAGATGGACCTCACCCACGGCGCCGTCTTGGAGACGGGCTGCGTCTACATCGCCGAGTTGCAGGAGCACCTCGCCCTGCCGGCGGACCTCGCGGCCAGCGCCAACCCGAAGAGCTCGACGGGCCGCATCGACGTGTTCACCCGCGTCATCACCGATCGGGGTGCCGCCTTCGATCAGGTGGAGGCCGGCTATCACGGGCCGCTCTATGCCGAGATCTCGCCCCGCACCTTCCCGGTGAAGGTGCGCACCGGCTCGCGCCTGTCGCAGATCCGGTTTCGGCGCGGCGAGCCGCGCCTCACCGACGCGGATCTGGCGGCCCTCCACGCCGCCTCGCCCCTGGTCGATGCCCCCACCCCGACCTTCCAGGGCGGCATCGGCGTCTCCATCGACCTGTCCGGCTTCTCGGGCCTGATCGGCTATCGCGCCCGGCGCCATACCGGCCTCGTCGATGTCGACGCGCCGGGCGCCCACCGCAGCGCCGATTTCTGGGAGCCCCTGCAGGCCGACGCCTCGCGCGCGCTGATCCTCGATCCCGGCCAGTTCTACATCCTGGCCTCGAAGGAAGCGGTGCAGGTTCCGCCGGACTTCGCCGCAGAGATGGTGCCGTTCGATCCCTTGGTGGGCGAGTTCCGGGTCCATTACGCCGGCTTCTTCGATCCGGGCTTCGGCTTTGCCGCCGCCGGCGGGGCAGGGGCGCGGGCCGTGCTGGAGGTCCGCTCGCGCGACGTCCCGTTCCTGCTGGAGGACGGCCAGATCGTCGGCCGCCTCGTCTACGAGCGCATGCTCGAGCGCCCCGCCACGCTCTATGGCTCGGGCGCGGGATCGAACTACCAGGCGCAAGGGCTGAAGCTCTCCAAGCACTTCGCCTGAGGGCATCCGACCGTCCCGCCCATCGCCGCGTCCGGCGGTGGCCCGGAGGCCGCGTTGCGTCCGGCCGCTTCCCGCCCCTTCGAAGCGCCACGACCCGCATACCGGGATCGCCTCGCCCTGCGTCAGCGATACCCAACCGGCGTCGGTCGTTTCTCGGACAGGCCCCGCATGCCGCGCGGGCGTCGTCCCGGTCGGGCAGAGCCCCCGAGCATGGCTCACCGCAGGGGATTCGAGACCTTAGCGGAAGATGCAAGTCATCGACGGATGCTGTAAGTCTTCAACGAATGCCGCAAGTCTTCGCGCCGAACCTGAACGGGTCATCGCGGAAACGGCAAACGAAGGAGGGGGAGTCTTTAATCCGCAAAAATGCCGTCCAAGCGTTGAATTATTCTGCTTGCACGCATTCCTGGTATACCAAATAATGCATACATGCGAACTGAGGTACTGGGTGGATTCGCCACCACCAGCATACAGGCCACAGATTTGCATTATAGTTCAAATCAGGCATAACGCCAAGCATGCCGAACGTCGCATAAGGGAGAGAACCCATGGCCCTGTCCGCTGCCGCGCCCCCAACCGCGAAACCTACCGTCAATCGATGGCTGCAACTCGTACTCGGCGTGGCCTGCATGGTCGCGGCGGCGAATATTCAATACGCTTGGACTCTCTTCGTTCCGGAAATTCAGAAAACCTTCGGCTGGGATCGTGCGGCCATTCAGGTCGCCTTCACGATCTTCGTGGTCGTGCAGACCTGGCTCACCCCGATCGAGGGCTACTTCATCGACAAGTACGGCCCGAGCCGGGTCGTCATGTTCGGCGGCCTGATGACGGGTCTCGCCTGGGTGATCAATTCCTACGCCACCTCGCTCACCGGCTTCTATGCCGGCTCTGTGGCGGGCGGCATCGGTGTCGGCTGCGTCTACGCGACCTGCATCAACAATGCGCTGAAGTGGTTCCCGGACAAGCGCGGCCTCGCGGTCGGCCTGACGGCGGGCGGCTACGGCGCGGGCTCGGCCCTGACGATCATCCCGATCGCCAACATGATCGCGCAGGGCAGCTACGCCCAGGCCTTCTTCATCTTCGGCATCATCCAGGGCGGCATCATCATGCTGGCGGCGATCGGCCTGCGCGGGCCCGCCAAGGGTGAGGTCACCTTCTCCACCAAGGTGCTGCAGACCCGGCGCGACTACACCCTGCGCGAGGCCCTGCGCACGCCGGTGTTCTGGGTCATGCTGCTGATGTTCACCTGCACGGTCACCGGCGGCCTGATGGCAGTGGCCCAGCTCGGCGTCATCGCGCAGGATCTCGGCGTGAAGGAGTTCCAGGTCAACCTGTACTTCTTCGCCATGGCCGCGCTGCCCTTCGCACTGATGCTCGACCGGGTGATGAACGGCATCTCGCGGCCGCTCTTCGGCTACGTCTCGGACCGGATCGGGCGCGAGAAGACGATGTTCATCGCCTTCACCATGGAGGGCATCGGCATCGTGGCCCTGGGCTACTTCGGCACCAACCCCTGGGCCTTCGTCATCCTCTCGGGCATCGTGTTCCTGGCCTGGGGCGAGGTGTACTCCCTCTTCAGCGCCACCGCCGCCGACACCTTCGGCTCGAAGCACATCGGCAAGATCTACGGCGTGCTCTACTGCGCCAAGGGCTTCGCCGCCCTGTTCGTACCCGTGGGTAACCTGCTCATGCAGGCCACCGGCACCTGGGCGACCGTGCTCTACACCGTGGCGATCATGGACCTCGTGGCGGCCTTCCTCGCCATCGCGGTGCTCCGGCCCATGCTGAAGCGGCACCACGCCGCGCAAGGGGCGGTCCAGCCCGCCGGCGCCCTGGCGCACGCCTGACCCCAGATCCCGGCCAAAGGCCGGGATCGCACGGATACCGTCGGGGGGGTTCCAAAGGAGCCCCCCAGCCGCTGAGAAACCGCTTCCTGCGTCCCCTGAGATAAGAGGCCTCTGGACGAGCCCCCCGGGCGGTTCGGGTTGGCAAGCCAGCACGAACCGGCCTGGGGGGCTCAGGCGTCACGGCGTCTCGACGGCGCGTCGGCTTCCGTTCCCGCGGGATATCCAGGCGCCGATCCGCGTTCCACCCGTCGAGAGTTCCGCACAAAGGGTTCCGAGATGGTCCTGTCCATCCTCCTCGCCTTGGTGAGCATTCCCTTCGCGGCGATCGTGCTGCGGACAGCGGACTTCAACCGCGACGTCTTCGCGATCCTGTACGTCTCATCGCTGGGGCTCGTCCTGTCGGCCATCCTGCTGGTGGGCGGGTACTACCTGCTCCCGCTGCCGCCCCTCGTGACCGAGCCCGTCCATCGGTGAGTCCGGAGACCGGCTCTCACGATCCGGGGCGGGAAACGCGGCCGGTCCTGGGAGCCCCAAGCGGACGAGAACAGGCCGAATGGAGCCAAGCGCCGGTTGCATGACCGCACTGCGGTATGTGGTATACCAAAGCCCATTGTGCAGTGCGATAAACGGACATCGCAATGTCACCGGGACTTCCACCATGCTCGCCCTGTTTGTTCTCGGCCTCGCCGCTGTCGCTGTCGGACCGATGCTCGCCCTCCTGACCGACGATGCCACGTCGGGTCTGACCACATCCGGGACCGCGTCGGCCGGCATGTTCGTCACGCTCAACGACAACGCCCAGAGCACGGCGCAGCGCGTCGCCTGACGACCCCTGGAATCGCCGATACCCCTGACCCGCCCGGCTCCGTCGCGGCGGGTTTTCTCATGCCGGGTGCGAGGCCGAGTGGCGGCTCGCGCGCCGGGTCAGGGCGTTCCCGAGACGCGCCGGGCCGTCGGCGCACGGCTCGGCCGGGCCGGTTTCGCGACGGTCACCGCCGGCTCGTCCAGCGAGAGGGCGCCGCTCGCGTCATCGAGGACGGGAATCAGGTCGACGCTGAGAGGGGAGCGCTCCTCGCCGGCCCTGCCACGCGGCGGCTCGACGAGCGCGGCGCGGACCGGAACGGGCAGGGCGGCTGCGGCCGGCGCCGGCTCCGCCCAGACCCGGACGGAGGCATCGGTCTCCGTGCCCGCCGCCCAGACCTTCGCCTGCGGCTCGAACGCGCCGGGTGTCGGCGCCCTCGCGGCGAGGATCAGGAAGACCGGCAGGCCGAGCACGGCCACGATGATGAGGCCGGACAGGGCGCCCGAGCGGATGCCGCTGAGAACGGGGTGATCCGCCGCTTCGGCCACGGTGCGCAGCGGCCCGATCCGATGGCGGGATGACCCGCGCCACCGCCGATGGGGCGCGGAGCGTCGGGACAAGCCGACGAACGCGTCCCCGCCCGAAAGATCCCCGTCCATGGCGCAGTGTCACGAAGACCGGGACATTCCGGCAATCGCGAAGTGTTCGCTCAACGATCCTTGTAAGGCAACAACTTTTATCAAGTGAACACGAGGCCTACGGACGGAAGACCAGGTTTCGCCGGTTTCAGGCGCCCGCCGCCTCCCGGTCGACGAGCCAGACCAGCCGGCCGACACTGTGCACGTGGCGCGCGGGCAGGTCTTCGCCCCGTGCCAGGCGGCGCAGGGGCTCCTGCTTGCCCGCACCGGTCACGAGAAACAGGGTCTCGCGCGCCGAGGCGAGGGCCGGAACAGTGAGGGTAATGCGCGGGACGAAGGGTGCCAGCCCCGCCTCGGGCACCGGTGCCGTCCAGGCGTGGCGCTCGGCCAGGGCCGGCTTGGCTGGAAACAGCGAGGCTGTGTGTCCGTCCTCCCCGAGGCCGAGCAGGACGAGGTCGAAGAGGGGCCTTGCGGGGTCGAGTTCGGAGGCGCCGTAGAACGCCCGCAGGGTCTCGGCATAGGCGCGGGCGCCCGCCTCGGCCGTGCCATGCGTGTCCATGCCGTGGAGATGCCCCTCGGGAATCGGCGCGTCCCCGAAGGCTTCGCGCGCCATGCGGACGTTGCTCGCCGCATCCGTCCACGGCACCAGCCGGTCATCCCCGAAGAACCAGTGCAGGCGGTTCCAGGGCAAGCGCCGCCGGGTATCCGGTGCGCCGAGGCGCGCGTAGAGGCGCTTGGGCGTCGAACCCCCGGCGAGACAGACCCCGATGGCGGAGCGGGGCGCGCTTTCGCAGAGCGCGACAAGGCGCTCGGCAGCCGCTGCCGCCACCGCGTCGGCATCGGGCAGGATCTCGGCGTTCGGGGGGAGGGGGATCATCGAAACGGGCTCTCCGATGCGGGTGGGACGGGCGTGGAGCGCTACTTCGGCTCCTGGTGCCCGCCGAACCCCTTGCGCATCGCCGAGAGCATCTTGTCGGCGAAGCTCGCCTCCTCGCGCGACCGGAAGCGCGCATAGAGCGCGGCCGAGAGCACGTTGGCCGGCACCGATTCCTCGATGGCCGCGTTCAGGGTCCAGCGCCCCTCGCCGGAATCGGCGACGAAGCCCGAGAAGTCGGTGAGGTGCTCGTCCTGCGCCAGCGCCCCGGCGGTGAGGTCGAGGAGCCAGGACGAGACCACGCTGCCGCGCCGCCAGACCTCGGCGATGTCGCCGATGTTGAGGTCGAAGCGGTGGGTCTCCGGCAGGTCCGGCGAATTGGCGTGCCGGAGGATGTCGAAGCCCTCGGCATAGGCCTGCATCAGGCCGTACTCGATGCCGTTGTGGATCATCTTGACGAAGTGGCCCGCCCCGCTCGGACCGGCATGGATGTAGCCGGCTTCCGCACGCGGGTCGCGCCCCTCGCGTCCCGGCGTCTTCGGGATGTCGCCGACGCCGGGGGCCAGGGTCCTGAAGATCGGGTCGAGGCGCTCGAGGGCGGCCGTGTCGCCGCCGATCATCATGCAGTAGCCGCGCTCCAGGCCCCAGACGCCGCCGGAGGTGCCCACATCGACGTAGTGAAGGCCGGCGAGCTTCAGCTCGGCGGCGCGGCGGATGTCGTCCTTGTAGAAGGAATTGCCGCCGTCGATGATGACGTCGTCCCGGGCCATCAGGCCGCCGAGGGTCTTCACCGTGGCCTCGGTGATGGTGCCGGCCGGGAGCATCACCCAGGCCGCACGCGGGAGGCTCAGCTTCGCGACGAAGTCCTCGAGGCTGGTCGCCCCCACCGCGCCTTCCGCCACCAGGGCGGCCACGGCCTCCGGGTTCTGGTCGAAGACGACCGCCTCGTGCCCGTCCCGCAGCAGCCGGCGGACGATGTTGCCGCCCATCCGGCCGAGGCCGATCATGCCGAGTTGCATCCGTGTCTCCCGTGCCCGCGACGGCGTGCCGGAGAGGGCCCGGCCCTCGCACGCCCCTGTCCTCCGGAGCAGGGCTAACGCATTTGGCCCGCCAGGGCGAGGCGGCGGAACCGCTGCCTCGCCCTGCGCCTCACGCCGAGGTCGGGCCCGCGCCGGGCTCGGCCAGGGGAACGCCGGCACCGATCTCCGCCGCCTGCGCCTCGACCACGGCGGCGGCCGTGACGTTGACGATGCCGCGCGCGGTGACCGAGGGCGACAGGATGTGGGCCGGCTTGGCCGGGCCGATGAGGAGCGGCCCCACCGGCAGGGCGTCGGCCAGCACCTTGGCGAACTGGAACGCGATGTTGGCCGCATCCAGGTTCGGCAAGATCAGCACGTTGGCCGCGCCCTTGAGCCGCGAGGCCGGCATCACCCGGTCGCGGATCATCTCGGACAGGGCGGAATCGGCCTGCATCTCGCCGTCGACCTCGAGGTCGGCCCGGCGGTCCCGGATCAGCCCGAGGGCAGTGCGCATCTTCACCGCCGAGCGGGAATCCGACTGGCCGAAATCCGAGTGGCTCAGCAGAGCGATCTTCGGGGTCAGGCCGAAGCGGCGGACATGCTCGGCGCAGGCCACGGCCACATCCGCGATCTCCTCGGCGCTGGGGTCCGACCGCACATGGGTATCGGCGAGGAAGTAGGCGCCCTCCTTGGTCACGATGAGGCTCATGGCGGCGAAATCGAGCACGCCGGGCGCGAGCCCGATCACGTCGCGGATCACCCGCAGGCGGGTCTCGAAGCGACCTTCCAGGCCGCAGATCAGCGCGTCCGCCTCACCGCGGCGCACCGCGACGGCACCGATCACGGTGCTGTTGGTGCGCACCAGGGTACGGGCGGCGTCCGGGGTGATGCCGCGCCGTCCGGCGGCCTCAAGGTAGGTGGCGACGTAGTCGCGGTAGCGCGGATCGTCCTCGGGATCGATCAGGTCGAAGTCGACGCCCTGCTTCAGCGAGAGACCGAAGCGCTTGATCCGGGTCTCGATCACGCGGGGCCTGCCGACCAGGATGGGCCGGGCGACGCCGTCCTCCACGATGGCCTGGACGGCACGCAGCACGCGCTCGTCCTCGCCCTCGGAGTAGATCACCCGCTTGGGGTTCTCCTTCGCCTTGGAGAAGATCGGCTTCATGATGAAGCCCGAGCGGTGGACGAAGCGGTCGAGACTGTCGGTATAGGCCTGGATGTTCTCCAGGGGACGGCCGGCGACGCCGGAATCCATCGCGGCCTGGGCCACGGCGGGGGCGATGCGCAGGATCAGGCGCGGGTCGAACGGGCTCGGGATCAGCGAGCGCGGGCCGAAGGGCCGGGCCTCGCCGCCATAGGCGCGGGCAACGACGTCGGAGGGCGTCTCGCGGGCGAGCGCCGCGATGGCCTTCACGGCCGCCTGCTTCATCTCCTCGTTGATCGAGGTGGCGCCGACGTCGAGGGCACCCCGGAAGATGTAGGGGAAGCACAGGACGTTGTTGACTTGGTTCGGGAAATCCGAGCGCCCGGTGCAGATCATCGCGTCGGGGCGCTTCTCCTGCGCCAGATCCGGCATGATCTCGGGGTAGGGGTTGGCCAGCGCCATGATCAGCGGCTTGTCGGCCATCTTCTCGAGGTATTCAGGCTTGAGCACGCCGCCGGCCGAGAGGCCGATGAACACGTCGGCGCCGGGAATGACCTCGGCCAGGGTCCGGGCCTCGGTCTCCTTCGCGTAGATGTCCTTCCAGCGGTCCATCAGCTCGGGCCGGCCCTTGTAGACCACGCCCTTGATGTCGGTGACGGTGATGTTCTCGACGCGGGCCCCGAGGGAGACGAGGAGGTTCAGGCAGGCCAGGGCCGCCGCCCCGGCACCGGAGGTGACGATGCGGACGTCCGAGAGCTGCTTGCCGGCGAGCTCCAGCCCGTTGAGGACGGCGGCCGCCACGATGATCGCGGTACCGTGCTGGTCGTCGTGGAAGACCGGGATGTTCATCCGGGCCCGGCACTGCTCCTCGACCTCGAAGCACTCGGGGGCCTTGATGTCCTCGAGGTTGATGCCGCCGAAGGTCGGCTCCAGAGCGCAGACCACATCCACGAGCTTGGAGACGTCGTGCTGGGCGACCTCGATGTCGAACACGTCGATGCCGGCGAACTTCTTGAAGAGGACGGCCTTGCCCTCCATCACGGGCTTCGAGGCCAGGGGACCGATATCGCCGAGACCCAGCACGGCGGTGCCGTTGGTGAGCACTGCGACGAGATTCTGGCGGATGGTGAGGGTGGCGGCCTCCTGCGGATCCTCGTGGATCGCCATGCAGGCGGCGGCCACGCCGGGCGAATAGGCGAGGGCGAGGTCGCGCTGGTTGCCCAGCGGCTTCGTCGCCTGGATCTCCAGTTTCCCGGGGCGCGGCAAGCGGTGATAGACGAGCGCTCCCGACTTGAGATCGTCGGACATAGTGTCGCCCATGGTCGTCCTCCTTAGGATTGCGCGCTGCCCCGGCATCGGAGCGCGTCTCCCATCATCGGCGGGATCTTTGCTTGGGGCCCCTGTTGCACCGGCTGCGGGGTGTGCGCAACCCGCGCGGGGAAACCCGGATCGACCGTGCCCGCCCGCCCTACGGACCGGTTTCCCCATCGGTACAAACTCCTACGGGGGGCCGCCGCTGTCGCGTCCGGATCGCGGTCCGACGCTGACGATCGGGCGGTTTTGTTCCACCGCGGACGGGATTGCGTTCCTTGCCCCCGCCGGGAGAGCCGGCGTTGCGGGGACGCGCCGAATCCCGTACCGGCATGGCCTCGAACCCCTCACCGAACGGCGTGAAACGCCCCAAGGTCCGCGACGATGTCCGATACGCCCCCCGACCGCCTCGCTGTGAATCCCAACAGCCCGTATTACGACGAGAAGATGCTCGAGCGCGGTATCGGCATCCGCTTCAAGGGGGTCGAGAAGACCAATGTCGAGGAATACTGCGTCAGCGAAGGCTGGGTCCGCCTCTCGGCCGGCAAGACGCTGGACCGCTCCGGTAACCCGATGACGGTGAAGCTGAAGGGCCCTGTGGAGCCCTATTTTCGCGACCACGCGCCGGCCGAGGGCTGAGGCTCGTCCCGACGCTGCTCCCATACCGGGAAAGGCATCGCTCCACGAAGAGCGTGCGCCGTGATCGAGACGGCTCACGGCTCGATCACCTGCTCCCGCTTCGCCCGCTCCCCGGCGAAATTCCGCAACGCCACGGCGACCTGAGCCTCCAGCGCCGCTTCCGAGGTCGGATCGCGCAGCACGAGGCTGGTGATGGCGTCGGGATGGTTCTTGCGCTGCTTGGGGGTGCGGGCGTGATTCGAGACCCGCAGCGCGAAGGCGCAGGCGTCGGGCTTGAGGTAGACGCTGTCGCCCCGGGTGTTGCGGGCGACCACCGCGAAGCCCTGTGCCACGAGGGCGTCGACGGCGCGGACGAGGGCTTCGGCGGGGGTGAGAGGCTTCGTCATACGGTGCCGCCGCGCGGCGTGTTCCACCATGGAGTTCGGGCCTTCATAGAGTTCGGGCCTTCATAGAGTTCGGGCCTTCATGGACCTTCGACCCCCACCGGAAGCAGACCCTCGCGGGCGATGGCGCTCCGGCCGCGCAGGGCTGCGATGGCACCGGCGGCAGAGCCCGCGTAGCGCTCGAAGCGCCCGCGCCGGAGAACGAGGCCGGTCAGGGCCGCCTTCGGCAGGTTGATCGCGAGCATCCCCGGGCTTGGATCGGACAGGCTGTACTTGGCGCAGACATAGGCCCGCGACCAGGCTTGATGCCAGCGCCTGCGGAATACTTGGCCGGGCTCCGGCGCGCAGGAGCACCCGCGCCCGTGCAGGGCCTGCGCCGCCTCGACATGTACCAGGGCGTACCCCGCATCCGTCATCCGGCGGCAGAGATCGTCGTCCTCGTAGAACAGGAAGATGTTGGGGTCGAACCCACCAAGGGCCAGGAAGAGGTCGCGGCGCACCATCAGGCAGGCGCCGGAGAGGAACGGCGCACAGACGTCCCCCTCCGGCAGGGCGCGCCGGCCCTTCGGGTTCGCAAGGTAGGGTGAGAGGAGCGAGCGCGGCTGGAAGAACACGCGCCCGTCCGGTTCCACCAGCCGTGGCGCGAGCAGCCCCGCATCCGGATAGGCGCGCGCGGCAGCCAGGAGTGCGCCGACGGCGCCCGGCTGCAGGACCACGTCCGGGTTCAGGATCAGGACGCGCTCGGCCCGGATGGCCGCGGCCACGCCGATGTTGTTGGCCCGGCCGTACCCCTCGTTCCGGGTATTCTCCACCACCTCGGCTCCGGCAGCGCGTGCCACCGCCACCGAGCCGTCCCGGCTCGCATTGTCCACCACGAGGGCTCGCACGTGCTCGGCCGCGAGGGCGCCGAGGCAAGCCGGCAACCTCTCGGCGCTGTCATGCGTCACGACGACGGCCGTCAGGCTCGGCACGGGAGCAACGGGTTCGTGGATGCGGGGCGCATGGACAACTCGGATCGATCAAGTTCGACCTAAGCCACCGTCCCGTCCGGAAAACCGACGCTGCGGACTGCCTCAGGCACTTTTCTCGGGCAAGTTGAGACGAATATGAAGTTCGCGCAACTGTTTTGGCGTGGCCTCGGCCGGAGCGCCCATCATCAGGTCCTCGGCGCGCTGGTTCATCGGGAACAGCACGACCTCGCGCAGGTTCTGCTCGCCGCAGAGCAGCATGACGATGCGGTCGATTCCCGGCGCGATGCCACCGTGCGGGGGGGCGCCG
It encodes:
- the gnd gene encoding phosphogluconate dehydrogenase (NAD(+)-dependent, decarboxylating), whose product is MQLGMIGLGRMGGNIVRRLLRDGHEAVVFDQNPEAVAALVAEGAVGATSLEDFVAKLSLPRAAWVMLPAGTITEATVKTLGGLMARDDVIIDGGNSFYKDDIRRAAELKLAGLHYVDVGTSGGVWGLERGYCMMIGGDTAALERLDPIFRTLAPGVGDIPKTPGREGRDPRAEAGYIHAGPSGAGHFVKMIHNGIEYGLMQAYAEGFDILRHANSPDLPETHRFDLNIGDIAEVWRRGSVVSSWLLDLTAGALAQDEHLTDFSGFVADSGEGRWTLNAAIEESVPANVLSAALYARFRSREEASFADKMLSAMRKGFGGHQEPK
- the pgl gene encoding 6-phosphogluconolactonase; the protein is MIPLPPNAEILPDADAVAAAAAERLVALCESAPRSAIGVCLAGGSTPKRLYARLGAPDTRRRLPWNRLHWFFGDDRLVPWTDAASNVRMAREAFGDAPIPEGHLHGMDTHGTAEAGARAYAETLRAFYGASELDPARPLFDLVLLGLGEDGHTASLFPAKPALAERHAWTAPVPEAGLAPFVPRITLTVPALASARETLFLVTGAGKQEPLRRLARGEDLPARHVHSVGRLVWLVDREAAGA
- a CDS encoding DUF3297 family protein, whose amino-acid sequence is MSDTPPDRLAVNPNSPYYDEKMLERGIGIRFKGVEKTNVEEYCVSEGWVRLSAGKTLDRSGNPMTVKLKGPVEPYFRDHAPAEG
- a CDS encoding 2'-deoxycytidine 5'-triphosphate deaminase, with translation MPDAKRDTSPTSGHGILAARGIEALTRSGAIRPDSPYAPDQIQPASLDLRLGARVYRVRTSFLPGARTVAACVEAFVLHEMDLTHGAVLETGCVYIAELQEHLALPADLAASANPKSSTGRIDVFTRVITDRGAAFDQVEAGYHGPLYAEISPRTFPVKVRTGSRLSQIRFRRGEPRLTDADLAALHAASPLVDAPTPTFQGGIGVSIDLSGFSGLIGYRARRHTGLVDVDAPGAHRSADFWEPLQADASRALILDPGQFYILASKEAVQVPPDFAAEMVPFDPLVGEFRVHYAGFFDPGFGFAAAGGAGARAVLEVRSRDVPFLLEDGQIVGRLVYERMLERPATLYGSGAGSNYQAQGLKLSKHFA
- a CDS encoding glycosyltransferase family 2 protein produces the protein MPSLTAVVVTHDSAERLPACLGALAAEHVRALVVDNASRDGSVAVARAAGAEVVENTRNEGYGRANNIGVAAAIRAERVLILNPDVVLQPGAVGALLAAARAYPDAGLLAPRLVEPDGRVFFQPRSLLSPYLANPKGRRALPEGDVCAPFLSGACLMVRRDLFLALGGFDPNIFLFYEDDDLCRRMTDAGYALVHVEAAQALHGRGCSCAPEPGQVFRRRWHQAWSRAYVCAKYSLSDPSPGMLAINLPKAALTGLVLRRGRFERYAGSAAGAIAALRGRSAIAREGLLPVGVEGP
- the apaG gene encoding Co2+/Mg2+ efflux protein ApaG, encoding MYKAQTRGISVTVMPRFVEEESSPAESRYFFAYTVEIVNNGSEQVQLRSRHWRIVDGRGTTQEVRGAGVVGKQPVLEPGESFRYTSGCPLTTPDGLMAGSYTMATDAGESFEAEIPAFSLDSPHVRRSVH
- the oxlT gene encoding oxalate/formate MFS antiporter, translating into MVAAANIQYAWTLFVPEIQKTFGWDRAAIQVAFTIFVVVQTWLTPIEGYFIDKYGPSRVVMFGGLMTGLAWVINSYATSLTGFYAGSVAGGIGVGCVYATCINNALKWFPDKRGLAVGLTAGGYGAGSALTIIPIANMIAQGSYAQAFFIFGIIQGGIIMLAAIGLRGPAKGEVTFSTKVLQTRRDYTLREALRTPVFWVMLLMFTCTVTGGLMAVAQLGVIAQDLGVKEFQVNLYFFAMAALPFALMLDRVMNGISRPLFGYVSDRIGREKTMFIAFTMEGIGIVALGYFGTNPWAFVILSGIVFLAWGEVYSLFSATAADTFGSKHIGKIYGVLYCAKGFAALFVPVGNLLMQATGTWATVLYTVAIMDLVAAFLAIAVLRPMLKRHHAAQGAVQPAGALAHA
- a CDS encoding NADP-dependent malic enzyme, producing the protein MGDTMSDDLKSGALVYHRLPRPGKLEIQATKPLGNQRDLALAYSPGVAAACMAIHEDPQEAATLTIRQNLVAVLTNGTAVLGLGDIGPLASKPVMEGKAVLFKKFAGIDVFDIEVAQHDVSKLVDVVCALEPTFGGINLEDIKAPECFEVEEQCRARMNIPVFHDDQHGTAIIVAAAVLNGLELAGKQLSDVRIVTSGAGAAALACLNLLVSLGARVENITVTDIKGVVYKGRPELMDRWKDIYAKETEARTLAEVIPGADVFIGLSAGGVLKPEYLEKMADKPLIMALANPYPEIMPDLAQEKRPDAMICTGRSDFPNQVNNVLCFPYIFRGALDVGATSINEEMKQAAVKAIAALARETPSDVVARAYGGEARPFGPRSLIPSPFDPRLILRIAPAVAQAAMDSGVAGRPLENIQAYTDSLDRFVHRSGFIMKPIFSKAKENPKRVIYSEGEDERVLRAVQAIVEDGVARPILVGRPRVIETRIKRFGLSLKQGVDFDLIDPEDDPRYRDYVATYLEAAGRRGITPDAARTLVRTNSTVIGAVAVRRGEADALICGLEGRFETRLRVIRDVIGLAPGVLDFAAMSLIVTKEGAYFLADTHVRSDPSAEEIADVAVACAEHVRRFGLTPKIALLSHSDFGQSDSRSAVKMRTALGLIRDRRADLEVDGEMQADSALSEMIRDRVMPASRLKGAANVLILPNLDAANIAFQFAKVLADALPVGPLLIGPAKPAHILSPSVTARGIVNVTAAAVVEAQAAEIGAGVPLAEPGAGPTSA